From Leptolyngbya sp. KIOST-1, one genomic window encodes:
- the mtnC gene encoding acireductone synthase has translation MPLFNQRPLGAIVLDIEGTTTDIAFVKDTLFPYAEDRLEAFMAELVPTAEGQSILTQVRAEVGDADLSVDDAIAQLLAWARADQKVTPLKTVQGMIWEEGYRTQAYYSHIYDDAAAHIQEWQRRGVPLYVYSSGSIAAQKLLFAHTTVGDLTPCFSGYFDTTTGAKVEARSYQKIAEALGMPPQELLFLSDHPGELAAAQQAGWQVCGVQRPGTPNFELTLPVVRDFGELPITFEGV, from the coding sequence ATGCCTTTGTTTAATCAGCGGCCCCTGGGGGCGATCGTGCTCGACATTGAGGGCACCACCACCGACATTGCCTTCGTCAAAGACACCCTGTTTCCCTACGCGGAAGACCGGCTGGAGGCTTTTATGGCCGAGCTGGTGCCCACCGCCGAGGGGCAGAGCATTTTGACTCAGGTGCGAGCTGAGGTGGGCGACGCGGACCTCTCAGTGGACGATGCCATTGCCCAACTGCTGGCCTGGGCCAGGGCCGACCAAAAGGTCACCCCGCTCAAAACGGTGCAGGGCATGATCTGGGAGGAGGGCTACCGCACCCAGGCCTACTACAGCCACATCTATGACGATGCTGCCGCCCACATTCAGGAGTGGCAGCGGCGGGGGGTGCCGCTGTACGTCTATTCGTCGGGCTCGATCGCGGCTCAGAAGCTGCTGTTTGCCCACACCACTGTGGGCGACCTCACCCCCTGCTTCAGCGGCTACTTCGACACCACCACCGGGGCCAAGGTTGAGGCCAGGTCCTACCAAAAAATTGCTGAGGCGTTGGGAATGCCCCCCCAGGAGCTGCTGTTTCTGTCGGACCATCCGGGGGAACTGGCGGCGGCGCAACAGGCGGGCTGGCAGGTGTGTGGCGTGCAGCGCCCTGGCACCCCCAACTTTGAGTTAACCCTGCCTGTGGTGCGTGACTTTGGTGAGTTGCCCATTACCTTTGAGGGTGTCTAG
- a CDS encoding AbrB family transcriptional regulator: MAVKSKEALTGKELLAKVKENDGLTKRELAKECGYYTVGKDGQVRVNLAEFYDALLSAKGIQLEPEKTKDGRGREASYSVTVHKNGQIVIGAAYTQEMGLKTGDEFQIKLGYKHIRLVKLDSDGNEEGEE; encoded by the coding sequence ATGGCAGTAAAAAGTAAGGAAGCTTTGACAGGCAAAGAACTTTTGGCCAAAGTCAAGGAAAATGACGGCCTGACCAAGCGGGAACTGGCTAAGGAATGCGGCTACTACACCGTAGGCAAAGACGGTCAAGTTCGGGTCAACCTGGCCGAGTTTTATGATGCGCTACTGTCGGCTAAGGGCATTCAGCTTGAACCCGAGAAAACCAAAGACGGTAGGGGCCGGGAGGCTTCCTACAGCGTCACGGTTCACAAAAACGGCCAGATTGTGATTGGGGCGGCCTACACCCAAGAAATGGGCCTCAAGACCGGCGATGAGTTTCAGATCAAGCTGGGCTACAAGCACATTCGCCTGGTCAAGCTCGACAGCGATGGCAATGAAGAAGGGGAAGAGTAG
- a CDS encoding hybrid sensor histidine kinase/response regulator yields the protein MAKPQVPQILARCQAQPFNAIVLELDTADPGELNLLHQIRQELGAIAPPVVVVGDDVAALIVAAFKWGAADYLVKAQLTPAGLATCVGEAIAQTQRDRQPVPELPASLERPEQLEERLRLVTQAVKGVIFDWDLNANSVYRSDQLHDLVGFEASEAASTPQWWCDRLHPDDLARLQPELEALFTSTSEHYESEYRVRHRDGHWVDVWERGYLVRNAQGEVVRIVGSTVDISERKRREAEREKTAAALAENESRLQCFVNANVVGILYGDAQGYIYKANDELLRIIGYSRTELEAGNIHWASITPPESMPLDEYAIAESRAKGACTPYEKEYLRKDGSRVPVLIGYSQVGETREETIAFVLDLSALKAAEAQQEILLRREQQARAEAERANRVKDEFLTILSHELRTPLNPILGWVRLLQTRQLSAAKTAQALATIERNAKLQAQLVDDLLDMAKILRGKLRIDPRPVDLNAVVESAIDTVRPAATAKFISLSYAVEQAPPNAAPSTPDGAATATATDQGLRFQVTGDKARLQQVVWNLLSNAVKFTPEGGQVEVGLSQGDRQVDITIKDNGKGIKPEFLPRLFELFRQEDISITRQYGGLGLGLSIVRYLVEAHGGTVAANSPGEGLGATFTVSLPLLKTEAPLDAPPGTPQPLPGPSLGGIRLLVVDDHPATLDLLATLLKQQGATVLTAASALEAMEKLESFRPDLLISDIGMPIADGHTLIQAIRALPADQGGQVPALAFTSYCQDSDYQQTRTSGYQRHIAKPLEIDQLIEAIVDMTDAPDPPLP from the coding sequence ATGGCGAAGCCGCAGGTGCCGCAGATTTTAGCCCGCTGCCAGGCTCAACCGTTTAATGCGATCGTGCTGGAACTGGATACGGCCGACCCCGGGGAACTGAACCTGCTCCACCAGATCAGGCAGGAATTGGGGGCGATCGCGCCGCCAGTGGTAGTCGTAGGGGACGACGTGGCAGCGCTCATTGTGGCAGCCTTTAAGTGGGGGGCCGCTGACTACCTGGTCAAGGCCCAGCTCACCCCGGCGGGGCTGGCCACCTGTGTAGGAGAGGCGATCGCCCAGACCCAACGGGACCGCCAGCCCGTTCCGGAACTACCGGCCAGCCTGGAGCGGCCGGAGCAGCTAGAGGAGCGGCTCCGGCTTGTGACCCAGGCTGTCAAGGGAGTGATATTTGACTGGGATTTAAACGCTAACAGCGTCTATCGATCGGACCAACTGCACGATCTGGTGGGGTTTGAGGCCAGCGAGGCCGCCTCGACGCCGCAGTGGTGGTGCGATCGCCTGCATCCCGACGACCTGGCCCGACTACAGCCCGAGCTAGAGGCGCTATTTACCAGCACCAGCGAGCACTACGAAAGTGAATACCGGGTTCGTCACCGCGATGGGCACTGGGTAGATGTGTGGGAGCGCGGCTATCTGGTGCGGAATGCCCAGGGCGAAGTCGTTCGCATTGTCGGCTCCACCGTCGATATTTCCGAGCGCAAACGCCGAGAGGCCGAGCGCGAAAAAACCGCCGCCGCCCTGGCCGAGAACGAATCCAGACTCCAGTGCTTTGTCAACGCCAATGTCGTCGGCATTCTCTACGGCGATGCCCAGGGCTACATCTACAAGGCCAACGATGAACTGCTCAGGATCATTGGCTACAGCCGCACGGAGCTAGAGGCTGGGAACATTCATTGGGCCAGCATCACTCCCCCAGAGAGCATGCCGCTGGATGAGTATGCCATTGCCGAATCGCGGGCTAAGGGAGCCTGCACCCCTTACGAAAAGGAATACCTTCGCAAGGACGGCAGTCGGGTACCGGTGCTGATTGGCTACAGCCAGGTAGGCGAAACCAGGGAAGAAACCATTGCCTTTGTGCTCGATTTGAGTGCGCTCAAAGCCGCAGAAGCCCAGCAAGAAATTCTGCTGCGGCGAGAGCAGCAGGCCCGCGCCGAGGCCGAGCGAGCTAACCGAGTCAAAGATGAATTTTTGACTATTCTTTCCCACGAGCTGAGAACCCCCCTCAACCCTATTCTGGGCTGGGTCAGGCTGCTGCAGACCCGCCAGCTAAGTGCGGCCAAAACCGCCCAAGCCCTGGCCACCATTGAGCGAAACGCCAAACTCCAGGCCCAGCTGGTCGACGATCTCCTGGACATGGCCAAGATTCTGCGGGGCAAGCTCAGAATCGATCCCAGGCCGGTCGATCTCAACGCTGTTGTGGAGTCGGCCATAGACACCGTGAGACCAGCCGCCACCGCAAAGTTTATCTCCCTGAGCTACGCGGTGGAGCAGGCCCCTCCAAACGCTGCCCCTTCAACCCCTGACGGGGCAGCGACAGCGACAGCGACAGATCAGGGTCTGCGCTTTCAGGTGACGGGCGACAAAGCACGACTACAGCAAGTAGTCTGGAACCTGCTCTCCAACGCGGTCAAATTTACCCCGGAGGGCGGGCAGGTGGAGGTGGGGCTGAGCCAGGGCGATCGCCAGGTTGACATCACCATCAAAGACAATGGCAAAGGCATCAAACCCGAATTTCTGCCCCGGTTGTTTGAGTTGTTCCGCCAGGAAGATATTTCCATCACCCGTCAGTACGGGGGGCTGGGGCTGGGACTGTCGATTGTGCGCTACCTGGTGGAAGCCCACGGCGGCACTGTGGCCGCCAATAGCCCTGGGGAAGGCCTCGGGGCCACCTTTACCGTCAGCCTGCCGCTTCTCAAGACCGAAGCACCCCTGGACGCGCCTCCAGGGACACCACAACCCCTGCCCGGTCCGTCCCTAGGCGGCATTCGCCTGCTGGTGGTAGACGACCATCCGGCCACCCTCGATCTGTTGGCCACCCTGCTCAAACAGCAGGGGGCCACAGTGCTAACGGCGGCCTCTGCCCTGGAGGCGATGGAAAAACTGGAGTCCTTTCGGCCTGATCTGCTGATCAGCGACATCGGCATGCCCATTGCCGACGGCCATACCCTGATTCAAGCAATTCGGGCCCTACCTGCGGATCAAGGAGGGCAGGTGCCGGCCCTGGCCTTCACCTCCTACTGCCAGGACAGCGACTACCAGCAAACTAGAACCAGTGGCTACCAGCGCCACATTGCCAAGCCCCTCGAAATCGATCAACTGATCGAAGCAATCGTGGATATGACCGACGCACCCGATCCCCCCCTGCCATAA
- a CDS encoding CAAX amino protease, which translates to MTELTFDTLGRVLGGILSLDPEAFLALRQFPSDRVDALALAVVFVAGLSQAVAQSIILFANRVKPWRFVLSLVLAGLLFVAGYLFWALSIWLASRWFLEQSIPWQTVADSLAFSYLPLVFSFLGAMPYLGVPVLRLLSVWNLLAVVVGFAVLANLSVTQAVGHVGLGWIVLQVLQQTVGQPIVNLGRWLTNRAAGVKLVVNRWQIKTLITAGPMGTKTADSSGQPGMETVPASVAMETLSAGSDELSGRVKPRGKTRRQGLPKLETRRLTLLGIYLGLGLLALVVALSLEPLRSLLFTGQSQSRSARWLADLVWVGAIALVVGAMLAPLEALGWWAGWYGDEVDTLGPQPIEQPEGDRACPRRFIVYLDGINQATATYQPTVARYLDELDQHLPATITLVKGLIPYSVLNRSLTQDRPLAFFWRGVEALAQRLGPWVGLVINIRNILIVAVSADQRFGPIYNQGVAQRVYESLLQAGYPTSGGIPLTLIGYSGGGQIALGILPFLKQALGAPIEIISLAGVIAGNGYATEAEQIYHLVGRKDPIERLGPVMFPRRWRIVPLSYWNRARQKRKITFISLGPVGHQTPGGVLDDQAMLPDGRSHLQQTLDLSLDILVGDLRQYLDIQKVQVVKLGNYYHFQSAAFNHPSYYPLRQTLPAPWYQPVGNWVGRLVLPEPAQRSQIDGVWLELLHTPPAYRPWLGQRVILRWQGAAGLNYRFQAVTRDIHFSAGAEDSHRQGLILPTRLNHWRLVTPLESLAGAHPIDDILVKLPEPVAVTPDSSNSPSTHPPHHPSIHTPTLTLTVLHEPIQISGPYTALVQFLGPVDDDLECYRVVHYNLATQAFDGLSETVRLPTVVADDNGVLPFTNAGLERSPLNASGWYLYGAQSHDGDFVVKALRPRCLFQLRPDHVITSAHQGRQYLRRESWRHLAQRKGTAAAVLIDPSATSEQAAIARWQEGDQALLVHVYGGIGGEQREPAAQGPIYFGHFAYGIATVVRDPLADELQFEIRYHQVYTHNRRGLVAGALDWPLYMGDRQWGFMGSRPVSDILIRLPAYTQPFDFNGQPWSALDDLRLELELMTARYRTGDGTGVTYVGPANNCAQDSNQAMYASAIHLEEAVKAHRATLKAWEAQNPEQAKQFQQLLRLRRAIQQELLPFGSARADWADEQESLGSNLSDFPLKTLGRGLLSWRTMLPRKASDTMTQLCLRHGAALWVLRTNQLGGHDPTIEPLAPFTL; encoded by the coding sequence ATGACTGAGTTGACCTTTGACACGCTGGGCCGAGTGCTGGGCGGCATTTTGAGCCTCGATCCCGAGGCGTTTTTGGCCCTGCGCCAGTTCCCGTCCGACCGGGTAGACGCCCTGGCCCTGGCGGTGGTGTTTGTGGCGGGGCTGTCCCAGGCGGTGGCCCAGAGCATTATTTTGTTTGCCAACCGGGTGAAACCCTGGCGGTTTGTGCTGAGTCTGGTGCTGGCGGGGCTGCTATTTGTGGCGGGCTACCTATTTTGGGCGTTGAGCATCTGGCTGGCCAGCCGTTGGTTTCTAGAACAGTCGATTCCCTGGCAGACGGTGGCCGACAGCCTGGCCTTTAGCTACCTGCCCCTGGTGTTTAGCTTTTTGGGGGCCATGCCCTACCTGGGTGTCCCGGTGCTGCGGCTGCTCTCGGTGTGGAACCTGCTGGCTGTGGTGGTCGGTTTTGCGGTGCTGGCCAATCTCTCGGTGACCCAGGCGGTGGGCCATGTGGGCCTGGGGTGGATTGTGCTGCAGGTGCTGCAACAGACTGTGGGCCAGCCGATTGTCAACCTGGGCCGCTGGCTCACCAACCGGGCGGCGGGGGTAAAGCTGGTGGTCAACCGGTGGCAGATCAAAACGCTGATCACCGCCGGGCCTATGGGGACAAAAACCGCCGACAGCAGCGGCCAGCCAGGGATGGAGACAGTCCCTGCTTCGGTGGCGATGGAAACGCTGTCGGCAGGGAGTGACGAACTTTCGGGGCGTGTCAAACCGCGAGGCAAAACCCGGCGGCAGGGGTTGCCCAAGCTGGAGACCCGGCGGCTGACATTGCTGGGAATCTACCTGGGCCTGGGCCTGCTGGCCCTGGTGGTGGCTCTCAGCCTGGAACCCCTGCGATCGCTTCTGTTCACCGGCCAGAGCCAGAGTCGCTCGGCCCGCTGGCTAGCCGATCTGGTCTGGGTCGGCGCGATCGCCCTGGTGGTTGGCGCCATGCTGGCTCCGCTGGAGGCCCTGGGCTGGTGGGCGGGCTGGTACGGCGACGAGGTCGATACCCTTGGCCCCCAGCCGATTGAGCAACCTGAGGGCGATCGCGCCTGTCCGCGCCGCTTCATTGTCTACCTCGACGGTATCAACCAGGCCACCGCCACCTATCAGCCCACGGTCGCCCGCTACCTCGACGAACTGGACCAGCACCTGCCTGCCACCATTACCCTGGTCAAAGGGCTGATTCCCTACTCGGTGCTAAACCGATCGCTGACCCAGGACCGCCCCCTGGCCTTCTTCTGGCGCGGGGTTGAGGCGCTGGCCCAGCGGTTGGGCCCCTGGGTAGGGCTGGTCATCAATATCCGCAATATTTTGATTGTGGCGGTGTCGGCGGACCAGCGCTTTGGCCCTATCTACAACCAGGGGGTGGCCCAGCGGGTCTACGAAAGCCTGCTGCAGGCGGGGTACCCCACCAGCGGCGGCATTCCTCTGACGCTGATTGGTTACAGCGGCGGCGGCCAGATTGCCCTGGGCATTTTGCCCTTTTTGAAACAGGCCCTGGGGGCCCCGATCGAAATTATTTCCCTGGCCGGGGTGATAGCGGGGAACGGATACGCCACCGAGGCCGAGCAGATCTACCACCTGGTGGGCCGCAAAGACCCGATCGAGCGCCTGGGGCCAGTTATGTTCCCCCGCCGCTGGAGAATTGTGCCGCTCTCCTACTGGAACCGGGCCAGGCAGAAAAGGAAAATTACCTTCATCTCCCTGGGGCCGGTCGGGCACCAGACGCCAGGGGGCGTCCTCGACGACCAGGCGATGTTGCCGGATGGGCGCAGCCACCTGCAGCAAACCCTGGATCTTAGCCTCGATATTCTGGTGGGCGATCTGCGCCAGTACCTGGACATTCAAAAAGTTCAGGTGGTTAAGCTGGGCAACTACTACCACTTCCAGAGCGCCGCCTTTAACCACCCCAGCTACTACCCGCTGCGGCAAACCCTGCCCGCCCCCTGGTACCAACCCGTGGGGAACTGGGTGGGGCGGCTGGTACTGCCCGAACCGGCCCAGCGCAGTCAGATTGACGGAGTATGGCTGGAGCTGCTGCATACCCCTCCCGCCTACCGCCCCTGGCTTGGGCAACGGGTCATCCTGCGCTGGCAGGGGGCAGCCGGCCTCAACTACCGCTTTCAGGCCGTCACCCGCGACATTCACTTCAGCGCCGGGGCCGAAGACTCCCACCGCCAGGGCCTGATTTTGCCCACCCGCCTCAACCACTGGCGTCTGGTGACGCCGCTGGAATCGTTGGCCGGAGCGCACCCCATCGACGACATCCTGGTCAAGCTGCCGGAACCCGTAGCCGTCACCCCCGATTCATCCAACTCCCCATCCACCCATCCACCCCACCACCCATCTATCCATACACCCACCCTCACCCTCACCGTCCTCCACGAGCCAATCCAAATTTCCGGCCCCTACACCGCCCTGGTACAGTTTCTCGGCCCGGTCGACGATGACCTGGAGTGCTACCGGGTGGTGCACTACAACCTCGCCACCCAGGCCTTTGACGGGCTGAGCGAAACGGTGCGCCTGCCGACGGTGGTCGCCGACGACAACGGAGTGCTGCCCTTTACCAATGCCGGGCTGGAGCGATCGCCCCTGAATGCCTCCGGCTGGTACCTCTACGGAGCCCAGTCCCACGACGGTGACTTTGTGGTGAAAGCGCTGCGCCCCCGATGCCTGTTTCAACTGCGCCCCGATCACGTGATCACCAGTGCCCACCAGGGCAGGCAGTACCTGCGGCGCGAGTCATGGCGTCACCTGGCCCAGCGCAAGGGCACCGCCGCAGCGGTTTTGATTGACCCCAGCGCCACCTCCGAGCAGGCCGCCATCGCCCGATGGCAGGAGGGCGATCAGGCGCTGCTGGTGCATGTCTACGGCGGCATTGGCGGCGAGCAGCGCGAACCGGCGGCCCAGGGGCCGATCTACTTTGGTCACTTTGCCTACGGCATTGCCACGGTGGTGCGCGATCCCCTGGCCGACGAGCTTCAGTTTGAAATTCGCTACCATCAGGTCTACACTCACAACCGGCGCGGGCTGGTAGCGGGGGCCCTCGACTGGCCGCTGTACATGGGCGATCGCCAGTGGGGCTTCATGGGCAGCCGGCCGGTCTCAGATATTTTGATCAGGCTGCCCGCCTACACGCAACCCTTCGACTTCAACGGCCAACCCTGGTCGGCCCTCGACGACCTGCGCCTGGAGCTAGAGCTGATGACCGCCCGCTACCGCACGGGCGACGGTACCGGCGTCACCTACGTAGGCCCCGCCAACAACTGCGCCCAGGACTCTAACCAGGCCATGTACGCCAGCGCCATCCACCTGGAGGAGGCGGTCAAGGCTCACCGGGCCACGCTCAAAGCCTGGGAAGCCCAGAACCCCGAGCAGGCCAAGCAGTTCCAGCAGCTGCTCCGCCTGCGCCGGGCGATTCAGCAGGAGCTGCTGCCCTTTGGCAGCGCCCGGGCCGACTGGGCCGACGAGCAGGAATCCCTGGGCAGCAACCTGTCGGACTTTCCCTTAAAGACCCTGGGCCGAGGCCTATTGAGCTGGCGCACGATGCTGCCCCGCAAAGCCAGCGACACCATGACCCAGCTCTGTCTACGCCACGGCGCGGCCCTCTGGGTGCTGCGCACCAACCAGCTCGGCGGTCACGACCCCACCATCGAACCCTTGGCTCCGTTCACGCTCTAG
- a CDS encoding methylthioribulose 1-phosphate dehydratase produces MGIDKGQTGMDLDAIAPSLVEAGRFLAGQGWAPATSGNYSARLSPDSVAITVSGRDKGQLTVEDIMAVDLAGEALSPGQRSSAETLLHTSLYGAYPEIGAVLHTHSIPCVSLSRWLLSQDQDHLRLTNYELLKAFPGITTHDVDIAVPILANSQDMVALSKAVLARLASVSRPIGYIIAGHGLYSWGATVAQARMATEALEVLVSCALQDHLLSHKLG; encoded by the coding sequence GTGGGCATAGACAAGGGCCAAACTGGAATGGATCTCGATGCGATCGCGCCGTCGTTAGTAGAGGCAGGCCGCTTTCTGGCGGGCCAGGGTTGGGCACCGGCCACCAGCGGCAACTACTCCGCCCGCCTGAGCCCAGACTCGGTCGCCATTACCGTCTCCGGTCGCGACAAGGGACAGCTGACGGTCGAGGACATTATGGCGGTTGACCTGGCGGGGGAAGCGCTCAGTCCGGGGCAGCGATCGTCGGCGGAGACGCTGCTGCACACCAGTCTCTATGGGGCCTATCCAGAGATCGGGGCGGTGCTGCACACCCACTCGATCCCCTGTGTTAGCCTGTCGCGCTGGCTGCTGAGCCAGGACCAGGACCACCTGCGGTTAACCAACTATGAATTGCTGAAAGCATTTCCAGGTATAACCACCCACGATGTAGACATCGCCGTACCCATTCTGGCCAACAGTCAGGATATGGTCGCCCTGAGCAAAGCGGTGTTGGCCCGTCTGGCGTCGGTGTCGCGCCCAATTGGCTATATCATCGCTGGCCACGGACTCTACAGCTGGGGAGCCACGGTAGCCCAGGCGCGGATGGCGACCGAAGCGCTGGAGGTGCTGGTCAGCTGTGCCCTCCAGGACCACCTGCTCAGCCACAAGCTGGGGTAG
- a CDS encoding 2,3-bisphosphoglycerate-dependent phosphoglycerate mutase, translated as MAKLILIRHGQSLWNAANKFTGWVDVPMSERGRAEATIASCKLRDAGYTVDICFTSMLIRAIETAIVCLTECDEVRGGRIPYIWHDPAEPDWHGWDHHIGQPEQELKIIRSPALDERYYGDLQGLNKAEMSAKFGEQQVHLWRRSYDVRPPGGESLADTVKRTVPFFEQAILPELLSGKNVLVAAHGNSLRSILMVLDRLSEDEVAHLELATGVPITYDVDAQGAFTQKQILVA; from the coding sequence ATGGCCAAACTCATTTTGATCCGCCACGGGCAAAGTCTGTGGAATGCCGCCAACAAGTTCACGGGTTGGGTCGATGTGCCCATGAGCGAACGGGGGCGGGCAGAGGCAACCATTGCGTCGTGTAAGTTGCGGGACGCAGGCTACACCGTGGATATTTGCTTCACCAGTATGCTGATTCGGGCGATCGAAACGGCGATTGTCTGTCTGACTGAATGCGATGAGGTGCGCGGTGGTCGCATTCCCTACATCTGGCACGACCCGGCAGAGCCCGACTGGCACGGTTGGGATCACCACATTGGCCAACCCGAGCAAGAGCTTAAGATCATTCGATCTCCGGCCCTGGATGAGCGCTACTACGGCGACCTCCAGGGGTTGAATAAAGCCGAAATGTCGGCCAAGTTTGGTGAACAGCAGGTTCACCTCTGGCGTCGTTCCTACGATGTGCGTCCGCCGGGGGGCGAGAGTTTGGCCGATACGGTAAAGCGGACGGTCCCTTTTTTTGAGCAGGCTATTTTGCCAGAACTCCTGTCCGGGAAAAATGTGCTGGTGGCAGCCCACGGCAATTCGCTGCGATCGATACTGATGGTCCTCGATCGCCTCAGCGAGGATGAGGTGGCCCACCTGGAACTGGCTACGGGGGTCCCCATTACCTACGATGTGGATGCCCAGGGCGCGTTTACCCAGAAACAAATATTAGTTGCGTAA
- a CDS encoding 1,2-dihydroxy-3-keto-5-methylthiopentene dioxygenase codes for MTLLRIFSDQDGATLLDEFRDTEAIAATLAKAGVRFEQWQTQAPLPPEAAPEAILAAYAKDIDRLKAEGGYITADVIRMHPEHPQKAELRQKFLDEHIHKEDEVRFFVEGQAVFYLHLGDKIYATLCTAGDLIGVPANTPHWFDMGEAPQFAAIRLFCNPEGWVAHFTESPIAKGFPEYHAFV; via the coding sequence ATGACTCTACTCCGCATTTTTAGCGACCAGGACGGCGCCACGCTGCTGGATGAGTTCCGCGACACTGAGGCGATCGCGGCTACCCTGGCCAAGGCTGGCGTGCGCTTTGAGCAGTGGCAAACCCAGGCTCCCCTTCCCCCCGAGGCCGCCCCCGAGGCCATTCTGGCCGCCTATGCCAAAGATATCGATCGCCTCAAGGCCGAGGGCGGCTATATCACCGCCGACGTCATTCGCATGCACCCAGAGCATCCCCAAAAGGCGGAGCTGCGCCAGAAGTTTCTCGATGAGCACATCCACAAAGAGGACGAGGTGCGCTTTTTTGTGGAGGGGCAGGCGGTGTTTTACCTGCACCTGGGGGACAAAATCTACGCCACCCTCTGCACCGCAGGCGATCTGATCGGCGTGCCCGCCAACACCCCCCACTGGTTCGACATGGGCGAGGCACCTCAGTTTGCCGCCATTCGCCTGTTCTGCAATCCCGAGGGCTGGGTGGCCCACTTTACCGAGAGTCCGATCGCGAAAGGCTTTCCTGAATACCATGCCTTTGTTTAA
- a CDS encoding PHP domain-containing protein: protein MLDLHSHTTYSDGTLTPAALVRAAIAAGVQALAITDHDTLAGWDEAIAAAGDRLEVVPGVELSTVEQGRSLHILGFYPRRDWLEPPLSERIEGRRRRARQMAAKLAELGYPIELPAMGGNMAPGRPHLAAALVEAGHVATKREAFDRWLGDHGPVYVPYEKFSAAEGIQLLRDCGAVPVWAHPCLFKGSTVDALMPQLVAAGLMGVEVYHPHHSPSDVRRLEDYCRHYGLLMTGGSDYHGPPEPKPATKARPSAKKSADAPVELNHLHLPLELLNPLKQAAATLATNSDQP from the coding sequence ATGCTCGACCTGCACAGCCACACCACCTACTCGGACGGCACCCTGACCCCAGCGGCCCTGGTCAGGGCGGCGATCGCTGCGGGTGTGCAAGCTCTAGCCATTACCGACCACGACACCCTGGCCGGGTGGGATGAGGCGATCGCCGCCGCCGGAGACCGTCTGGAGGTAGTGCCGGGGGTAGAACTCAGCACGGTGGAACAGGGGCGATCGCTCCATATTCTGGGCTTTTACCCTCGCCGAGACTGGCTAGAACCGCCCCTGAGCGAACGCATTGAAGGCCGTCGCCGCCGGGCTCGGCAGATGGCGGCCAAGCTGGCCGAGTTGGGCTACCCGATCGAGCTGCCCGCCATGGGGGGAAACATGGCCCCCGGGCGGCCCCACCTGGCGGCTGCCCTGGTTGAGGCTGGCCACGTGGCCACCAAACGCGAAGCCTTTGACCGCTGGCTGGGGGACCACGGCCCCGTCTACGTGCCCTACGAAAAATTTTCTGCCGCCGAGGGCATTCAGCTGCTGCGCGACTGCGGCGCGGTGCCGGTGTGGGCGCACCCGTGCCTGTTCAAGGGATCGACCGTAGATGCCCTGATGCCCCAGCTGGTGGCGGCGGGGCTGATGGGGGTGGAGGTCTACCACCCCCACCATAGCCCCAGCGATGTGCGGCGGCTGGAGGACTACTGCCGCCACTACGGCCTGCTGATGACCGGCGGCAGCGACTACCACGGCCCGCCGGAGCCCAAACCCGCCACCAAGGCCAGGCCCAGCGCCAAAAAATCCGCCGATGCTCCGGTGGAGCTCAACCACCTGCACCTTCCCCTGGAGCTGCTGAACCCACTCAAGCAGGCGGCGGCAACCCTGGCGACCAACTCCGACCAGCCATGA
- the ndk gene encoding nucleoside-diphosphate kinase, giving the protein MERTFLMIKPDGVQRGLISNIIGRFETKGFTLVGLKFMAVSRELAEKHYDVHRERPFFAGLVDFITSGPVVAMVWEGEGVIASARKIIGATKPLEAEPGTIRGDLGVTVGRNIIHGSDAPETAQAEIALWFSESELVSWEPAAKGWLYE; this is encoded by the coding sequence ATGGAACGCACTTTTTTGATGATCAAGCCCGACGGCGTTCAGCGCGGCCTGATTAGCAACATCATCGGTCGCTTTGAAACCAAAGGCTTCACCCTGGTGGGCCTGAAGTTCATGGCCGTCTCCCGCGAGCTGGCCGAAAAGCACTACGACGTCCACCGCGAGCGCCCCTTTTTCGCTGGCCTGGTGGACTTCATCACCTCTGGCCCGGTGGTGGCCATGGTGTGGGAAGGCGAAGGCGTGATCGCCTCGGCCCGCAAAATCATCGGGGCCACCAAGCCCCTGGAGGCGGAACCCGGCACCATTCGCGGCGACCTGGGTGTCACCGTGGGTCGCAATATCATCCACGGTTCCGATGCCCCCGAAACCGCCCAGGCCGAGATTGCCCTGTGGTTTAGCGAGTCCGAACTGGTGAGCTGGGAACCCGCCGCCAAGGGCTGGCTCTACGAGTAG